From Callithrix jacchus isolate 240 chromosome 15, calJac240_pri, whole genome shotgun sequence, one genomic window encodes:
- the C15H3orf85 gene encoding uncharacterized protein C3orf85 homolog yields MTYKMLQVALCSTLLIGALGAPFLLEDPANQFLRLKRHVNLPDFWDPDHSSNVWKNTLANQAHETWIALKTAAQYYLGVNTFTFDMSIAQ; encoded by the exons ATGACCTATAAAATGCTTCAAGTAGCCCTGTGTTCAACGTTGCTTATTG GCGCGTTGGGAGCACCATTTTTGTTGGAGGACCCTGCAAACCAGTTCCTACGTCTCAAAAGACATGTAAATTTGCCTGATTTCTGGGACCCAGATCACAGCTCAAATGTATGGAAAAACACACTGGCCAATCAG GCTCACGAAACATGGATTGCTTTGAAAACAGCAGCACAGTATTATTTGGGTGTGAACACCTTCACTTTTGACATGTCTATTGCCCAGTAA